A genomic region of Metopolophium dirhodum isolate CAU chromosome 1, ASM1992520v1, whole genome shotgun sequence contains the following coding sequences:
- the LOC132949273 gene encoding peroxidase-like, with amino-acid sequence MIRMSTSIIIIRLLVCTVIFFPPCCVSSNNWYQQLDISKINKEIQKVSKIIENRYRSEDIILSNISRLTIGSPVYGQLIDSMPSKEGHSGSQNAEIIFEVTRSLKNTYCLKYGLSDIQCTKDLTKVNLTGTTLGGMCMSEYYNDNLCIGKDFEYRSPDGSCNNLKRKYLGKANTPYKRLLFPVYTDGVYEMPNINDEQLPNPRLLSTNLVKDEDSPDLTKTMMVAYWSIFIGHDLSHTTVSTMGKDNRFVNCCDKDKSIQYSLNKNIRSCKPIFIPDEDRFFKPDPFDYMNCMNYVRSRPAVRSDCTFGPMEQMNQATHYLDASMIYGTTDQQTLSLRKMSSGQLLVQKPLLTFPNWDLMPLETTDTNVCQNGPGTCFRAGDIRANALPQLNAVYTLWVKEHNRIALKLYKEKRFWTDEELFQEAKKIVTACIQHITYNEWLPALLGVNYTKENGLGLEQRTTYDETADPSVSNSFATAILPFTNSMISNTISFNWIIHKLYDDSISFNGSLKRNYNQPFLLSNFDNPHGVNEMLIGLTVQATEKVDMLFTQSITNYLYNIDPNDSFGMDIFSLDIQRSRDHGIPSYTQFRKYCGLKDIENMQDLSEIMVEGSADKLLKLYKTWNDIDLLVGALFEKHVDDAMVGPTMRCIIREQFVRTRISDRYFYDVPGVFSDYQLENIKNVTLARVLCDNASTNGRMIQHVFSRPEIYDHLIHNCVPTSIPEMQFIGWFDKLEDNFFGTI; translated from the exons atgatcaGAATGAGTACAtcgataattataatacgattgTTGGTTTGTACGGTGATATTCTTTCCACCATGTTGTGTAAGCTCGAATAACTGGTACCAACAACTCGATATCTCCAAGATAAACAAAGAAATACAAaaagttagtaaaataattgaaaacagaTATCGTTCAGAGGATATTATACTATCAAATATTAGTCGTTTGACAATTGGAAGCCCGGTTTATGGACAACTGATCGATTCTATGCCTTCCAAAGAGGGACATTCAGGATCTCAAAATGCTGAAATTATATTTGAAGTTACACGAAGTTTGAAGAATACATATTGTTTGAA GTACGGGTTAAGTGATATACAATGTACCAAAGATTTAACGAAAGTTAATCTGACTGGAACAACATTGGGTGGGATGTGTATGTCTGAGTATTACAACGACAATTTGTGCATCGGGAAGGACTTTGAGTATCGTAGTCCTGATGGATCTTGTAACAATCTGAAACGTAAATATTTGGGAAAGGCAAACACGCCTTATAAACGTTTGCTGTTTCCAGTCTACACAGACG GTGTTTACGAAATGCCCAATATTAACGATGAACAGCTGCCTAATCCTAGATTACTGAGCACAAATCTTGTAAAAGACGAAGACTCTCCTGACCTAACAAAAACGATGATGGTGGCGTACTGGTCTATATTCATAGGCCACGATCTCTCACACACGACAGTTTCTACAATGG GGAAAGATAACAGATTTGTAAATTGTTGTGATAAGGACAAAAGTATTCAATATTCTCTGAACAAAAATATAAGGTCCTGCAAGCCCATATTTATACCGGATGAAGATAGGTTTTTTAAACCGGATCCGTTTGATTATATGAACTGCATGAACTACGTGCGTTCGCGGCCAGCGGTGCGTTCTGATTGTACATTTGGACCCATGGAACAA ATGAACCAAGCTACCCATTATTTAGACGCATCGATGATTTACGGTACGACGGATCAACAGACGTTGTCGTTGAGAAAAATGTCGAGCGGCCAACTATTGGTACAAAAACCACTTTTAACCTTTCCAAACTGGGATCTCATGCCGCTGGAAACAACCGATACGAATGTTTGTCAGAACGGCCCCGGCACGTGCTTTAGGGCTGGTGATATTCGAGCCAACGCGTTACCACAACTGAATGCCGTGTACACACTGTGGGTAAAGGAACACAACCGTATAGCCCTAAAACTATACAAAGAAAAACGCTTCTGGACTGATGAAGAACTTTTCCAAGAGGCTAAGAAAATCGTGACGGCTTGCATACAGCACATCACGTACAACGAATGGCTGCCGGCATTGCTTGGTGTTAACTATACCAAGGAAAACGGTTTGGGACTGGAACAAAGAACCACGTACGACGAGACTGCTGACCCGTCAGTTAGTAATAGCTTCGCGACCGCAATACTGCCGTTCACCAATTCCATGATTAGCAATACAATTAG TTTCAACTggattatacataaattatatgatgATTCTATTTCGTTTAATGGTTCCTTAAAGAGAAATTACAACCAACCGTTTTTGTTGAGTAATTTTGATAACCCCCACGGTGTCAATGAAATGCTAATCGGACTAACTGTGCAGGCTACAGAAAAAGTCGATATGCTGTTTACACAATCT attacaaattacctatataatattgatccTAATGATTCGTTTGGAATGGACATTTTCAGCTTGGATATACAAAGAAGCCGCGATCACGGTATTCCAAGCTATAcgcaatttagaaaatattgtggACTAAAAGACATAGAAAACATGCAAGATTTGTCTGAGATCATGGTGGAAGgg TCGGCTGATAAATTATTGAAGCTGTACAAAACTTGGAACGATATAGATCTATTGGTTGGTGCATTGTTTGAGAAACACGTTGACGACGCAATGGTTGGCCCTACGATGAGGTGTATTATCAGGGAACAATTTGTAAGAACTAGAATTTCagatagatatttttatgaCGTGCCAGGAGTATTCTCTGATT atCAACTGGAGAATATAAAAAACGTGACGCTTGCCAGAGTTTTATGTGATAACGCTAGTACCAATGGTAGGATGATACAACATGTATTTTCGAGACCAGAGATATATGAtcatttaattcataattgtgTACCAACATCAATTCCGGAAATGCAATTTATTGGTTGGTTTGATAAATTGGAAGACAATTTTTTTGGTACAATTTAA
- the LOC132936069 gene encoding Y+L amino acid transporter 2-like, translating to MNTTSENVKITDSIPTKKRGRVSLKKQLGLLEGVAIILGIIFGSGIFISPSGVMNEAGSVGVSLAVWVMCGMLSMIGALCYAELGTSIPRSGGDYTYLFEAYGPLPAFLYLWDAMLVFVPTTNAIMGLTFANYVIKPFFPDCENPDQAVRLLAAAMICFITFINCWNVKATTKIQNVFMFTKISALVLIIVCGGVYLYSNGFSKFMNPWQGSVTDPGKLAVSIYSGIFSYSGWNFLNFMTEELKNPYVNLPRAIYISMPLVTIIYVLANVAYLAVLTPHDMVTTKAIAVTFGYLAMGSFKWVMPLMVALSAFGGLCVNIMTSSRMCCVGARYGHLPAFLSYINVERYTPTPALVFLNILSLFMLFTSDVNILISYSSIVEAFFTMLTVSSVLWNRWKNPNTNRPIKVSLWIPITYVIVSLFLIVLPCYVRPFQVSMGVGITLLGIPVYYVCVVWKTKPVWFQNSLKHVTFTIQKLFVVAKEEKVDDVWE from the exons ATGAATACAACATCAGAAAATGTCAAAATCACCGACTCGATTCCCACAAAAAAGAGAGGTAGAGTCAGCCTCAAAAAACAACTAGGTCTCCTCGAAGGCGTTGCCATAATTTTGGGCATCATATTTGGATCTG gtatatttatctCACCATCGGGCGTGATGAACGAAGCTGGATCGGTCGGTGTCAGCTTAGCCGTGTGGGTCATGTGTGGCATGCTGTCCATGATTGGCGCACTGTGTTACGCAGAACTGGGCACGTCCATACCAAGGTCGGGCGGCGACTACACGTACCTGTTCGAGGCGTACGGACCGCTTCCAGCGTTCCTCTACCTGTGGGACGCTATGCTCGTGTTTGT GCCAACAACTAACGCCATCATGGGACTGACTTTCGCCAACTACGTCATCAAGCCGTTCTTCCCGGACTGCGAAAACCCGGACCAGGCGGTTAGACTCCTGGCGGCCGCCATGATTT gtTTCATAACTTTCATCAACTGCTGGAACGTCAAGGCCACcaccaaaattcaaaatgtgttCATGTTCACCAAGATATCCGCTCTGGTGTTGATTATTGTGTGTGGCGGAGTTTACCTATACTCAA ATGGATTTTCTAAGTTCATGAACCCTTGGCAAGGATCAGTCACGGACCCCGGCAAACTGGCCGTGTCTATTTATTCTGGAATATTCTCGTACTCGGGATG gaACTTTTTGAATTTCATGACCGAAGAGCTAAAGAACCCTTATGT GAACTTGCCGAGGGCCATTTACATTTCCATGCCGTTGGTGACCATTATCTACGTGTTGGCCAACGTTGCGTACTTAGCTGTTCTAACGCCGCACGACATGGTGACGACTAAAGCGATTGCCGTT acATTTGGTTACTTGGCAATGGGTTCATTCAAATGGGTCATGCCGCTGATGGTTGCCCTATCAGCATTTGGCGGTCTGTGCGTTAACATTATGACTTCGTCCAG aatGTGCTGTGTTGGAGCGCGATATGGTCACTTGCCAGCGTTTTTGTCATATATAAATGTAGAAAGGTACACACCAACCCCGGCTCTAGTGTTTTTG AACATCTTATCTTTATTCATGCTTTTTACAAGTGATGTCAACATACTTATATCATATTCGAGCATTGTGGAGGCGTTTTTCACAATGCTAACGGTGTCATCGGTATTGTGGAACCGATGGAAAAATCCAAACACCAACAGGCCAATCAAG GTTTCCCTTTGGATCCCAATCACTTATGTAATAGTGTCGTTATTCTTGATTGTGTTGCCATGTTACGTAAGACCTTTTCAAGTTAGCATGGGAGTTGGTATCACTTTGTTAGGCATTCCTGTGTACTATGTATGTGTAGTTTGGAAAACTAAACCTGTATGGTTCCAAAATTCATTAA AGCATGTGACGTTCACCATCCAAAAGTTGTTTGTTGTTGCCAAAGAAGAAAAAGTAGATGATGTTTGGGAATAA